From a single Acidimicrobiales bacterium genomic region:
- a CDS encoding MFS transporter, with protein sequence MSVKETTVRTFRSLGVRNYRLYFAGQVVSVSGTWMQQVAQAWLVLRLTNSGVALGTVTALQFLPVLLGGAWGVVIADRFDKRRVLFGTQATAGLLALVLGLLTLSGDIQLWMVYVLAAALGCVNAVDNPSRQAFVHELVGRADLPNAVSLNSVLMNAARVIGPALAAVLIVTVGIAPCFLINAASYVAVIVGLALMRREDLLGTGTVARAKGQLRAGLHYAWSTPELRNPLLLMVVIGTLAYEFQVTLPLLAKFTFHGGAGAYGLMTSCMAAGAVVGGLAVASRERPTSMGLTRAALAFGLLILGVAAAPTLAVEVVVLVLMGGASIAFIAMSNSTLQLRADPAMRGRVMALFAVAFLGSTPIGAPVVGAVAQAWGPRAAIAIGGVAALAAALVTAGRPLRAVVSRAAADARGEHGDHGQWQEHRGRDSEAGEGGSQADDDQSPDRQLGSVADEEVPPEPAEGLEGATSGHGDRTSAVAPSRASGPVASRDRRSHATRPNVTAP encoded by the coding sequence ATGAGCGTCAAGGAGACGACGGTTCGGACCTTCCGCTCGCTGGGCGTGCGCAACTACCGGCTGTACTTCGCCGGGCAGGTCGTGTCCGTGAGCGGCACCTGGATGCAGCAGGTGGCGCAGGCCTGGTTGGTGCTGCGGCTCACCAACAGCGGGGTCGCTCTGGGGACGGTCACGGCGCTGCAGTTCCTTCCCGTGTTGCTCGGTGGCGCGTGGGGTGTGGTCATCGCCGACCGCTTCGACAAGCGCCGAGTGCTGTTCGGGACCCAGGCGACGGCGGGACTGCTGGCGCTGGTCCTGGGCCTGCTCACCCTGAGCGGCGACATCCAGCTCTGGATGGTGTACGTGCTGGCCGCCGCCCTCGGTTGCGTCAATGCCGTGGACAACCCGAGCCGCCAGGCCTTCGTGCACGAGCTCGTCGGTCGGGCCGACCTGCCCAACGCGGTGAGTCTCAACAGCGTGCTGATGAACGCGGCGCGGGTCATCGGTCCCGCCCTGGCGGCCGTCTTGATCGTCACCGTGGGCATCGCCCCCTGCTTCCTCATCAACGCCGCCTCATACGTCGCGGTCATCGTCGGGCTCGCCTTGATGCGTCGCGAAGACCTCCTCGGCACGGGCACCGTCGCCAGAGCCAAGGGGCAGCTGCGGGCGGGCCTCCACTACGCCTGGTCCACGCCCGAGCTGCGGAACCCGTTGCTCCTGATGGTGGTCATCGGCACGCTGGCCTACGAGTTCCAGGTCACGCTGCCGCTGCTGGCGAAGTTCACCTTCCACGGTGGTGCCGGCGCCTATGGGCTGATGACCTCGTGCATGGCCGCCGGAGCCGTGGTCGGGGGGCTGGCCGTGGCCAGCCGGGAGCGTCCCACGTCGATGGGCCTGACGAGGGCGGCGCTGGCCTTCGGCCTGCTGATCCTCGGCGTCGCCGCCGCGCCCACCCTCGCCGTCGAGGTCGTGGTCCTCGTCCTCATGGGCGGGGCCAGCATCGCGTTCATCGCCATGTCGAACTCCACGCTGCAGCTGCGCGCCGACCCGGCCATGCGCGGCCGCGTGATGGCTCTGTTCGCCGTCGCGTTCCTGGGGAGCACTCCTATCGGCGCCCCCGTGGTCGGCGCCGTGGCGCAGGCCTGGGGGCCGCGGGCCGCTATCGCCATCGGCGGTGTCGCAGCCCTGGCGGCGGCGCTGGTCACCGCCGGTCGCCCACTACGGGCGGTCGTGTCGCGCGCCGCGGCGGACGCTCGCGGCGAGCACGGCGACCACGGCCAGTGGCAGGAGCACCGCGGCCGCGACTCCGAGGCCGGCGAGGGCGGCAGCCAGGCCGATGACGACCAGAGCCCCGACCGCCAGCTCGGGAGTGTCGCCGACGAGGAAGTCCCACCAGAACCGGCCGAAGGCCTGGAGGGCGCGACCAGCGGTCACGGTGACCGCACCTCGGCCGTTGCTCCGAGCCGGGCTTCCGGGCCCGTCGCCAGCCGGGATCGGCGCAGCCACGCCACGAGACCGAACGTGACGGCGCCGTAG